In the genome of Fastidiosipila sp., the window AGATGTCACTTCCCTGCCCTCGAGGTCACAGCAGGAAGCCAGCATCCAAGCACCGTGACAGATGGCCGCAATCGGCTTTTTCTGGTGATCAAAGTCTCTGACCAGACGTCTGGTTGCCTCCGAGCGTCTCATGTAATCAGGAGAAAAACCGCCGGGGATATACAGGGCCGCGTAATCGGTGGCCTTCACTTCGGCAGACTCGTGGCTGCTCTTGACCGAAAGTCCTGATTTGCTTGTGTAGATCGTGTCCTTTTCCGTTCCGACCAAATGCACCTCAAAGTCTTCTTTCAGGCGGTGATAGGGGTAGATCAGCTCGTGCTCGTCGAACAGGTTTTCCAGCAGTATGGCAATCTTCCTCATAAGCGGCACCTCCACAGGTTTGATGGATGTCACGTCCACTATACTAAAAGGGCAGGCGCAATGAGTATAAACAAAGCTTCTGAGATCGCCCATTCTTTTGTTCAGACGGTGGAATCCTGCTCGTGAAGTAAAGTTAGCTTGACATTACTGCCCGGATCAATTAAGCTAAATATGTAAGAACAACTTTACTTAAGGGGGTTGGTTCAGTGAGGAAAATGGATGAAATGGAAATGAGCATCCAATTGCGGGCAGTCAGGTGCGCCTGGCTCTATTCGGTCCTCTTTTTGGTTGTCTGGATGCTCTACGATCTTATCAAGTGGGGCGATCTCCGGCTCCCCTTTATCCTGTTGACGTCCCAGAACCTGGTTTTGTTTGGTTTTGTATTCTATTTCAGACGCAAGATGGGCATCAGCGGTAAAGACCATGACCAACAAGATTAGGAAGCTTCGCAAAGAGCAGGCCCTGCGGCAGTCGGATCTGGCGGATCGCGTACAGGTAAGTCGGCAGACCATCATTGCCATCGAGAATGGGAAATACAATCCCTCCCTGGTGCTGGCCATTAAACTGGCCAGGGTGCTGGGTACCACGGTCGAGGACTTGTTCAGCCTCGATGATTAGAGCCTACAGGGGCAGATCTATTTCGAGCAACAGGGGCGTGTGGTCCTGCCTGGGGCCTGAATCGATCATTTCGGACCGGATCACCCGGTCCGCCAGACGGTCGCTGACGATCCAGTAATCGATTCTCCAGCCGGAATTGTTGATTTTGCTGGTTCGGGCCCGCTGTGCCCACCAGGAATAGATGCCTTCGACATCACCGTGAAGGTGGCGGAAGGTATCCGTAAAACCCCTGGCCAGCAGATTGGTGAATCCCTGGCGTTCTTCATCGGTAAAACCTGCCGTGCGGCGGTTGTTGTCCGGATGGGCCAGATCGATCTCCTTGTGGGCTACGTTGAAGTCGCCAGTGGCAATGACTCCTTTTTTTCTGTCCAGGCCTGCCAGATACTCAGCGTACTTGATATCCCATACCTGGCGGTCTTCCAGCCGATTTAAACCTTCACCGGCATTGGGCGTATAAACCTGGGTTAAATAGTAGTCCGGGAACTCCAGGGTGATGATTCTGCCTTCAGCATCCATGGTATCGGGAGCTCCGATGACCGGAAAGCTGACAGCCGGCGCCAGGTGCTCCCGGTACAAAAACATGGTTCCCGCATAGCCGCGGCGCGCGGGTTCTTTGGAACTGTTCCAAACGACCTTGTAACCGGGGAAGCGCTCGGTCAGAATTTCAAGATGCTTTTTGGCCGGGCCGTGGCCAGGCAGTTTCGTCTCCTGCAGAGCAATGATGACCGGATCGTGCTCCGCAATGGTATCCAGCACTGCCCGGGACAGGAGCCCACGTTCAGATGTTCCTGTCAGGGCCGCATTGAGTGAATCGATGTTCCATGAAATGAGTTTCAAGTACT includes:
- a CDS encoding helix-turn-helix transcriptional regulator, whose product is MTNKIRKLRKEQALRQSDLADRVQVSRQTIIAIENGKYNPSLVLAIKLARVLGTTVEDLFSLDD
- a CDS encoding type 1 glutamine amidotransferase codes for the protein MRKIAILLENLFDEHELIYPYHRLKEDFEVHLVGTEKDTIYTSKSGLSVKSSHESAEVKATDYAALYIPGGFSPDYMRRSEATRRLVRDFDHQKKPIAAICHGAWMLASCCDLEGREVTSFFSIKDDLIHAGAVWLDQEVAVSDHLITSRNPGDLPILMKVFLEKIESR
- a CDS encoding exodeoxyribonuclease III translates to MKLISWNIDSLNAALTGTSERGLLSRAVLDTIAEHDPVIIALQETKLPGHGPAKKHLEILTERFPGYKVVWNSSKEPARRGYAGTMFLYREHLAPAVSFPVIGAPDTMDAEGRIITLEFPDYYLTQVYTPNAGEGLNRLEDRQVWDIKYAEYLAGLDRKKGVIATGDFNVAHKEIDLAHPDNNRRTAGFTDEERQGFTNLLARGFTDTFRHLHGDVEGIYSWWAQRARTSKINNSGWRIDYWIVSDRLADRVIRSEMIDSGPRQDHTPLLLEIDLPL